A window of Euzebyales bacterium contains these coding sequences:
- a CDS encoding c-type cytochrome, with protein MSQRHLRRYTDPRSARRTTVAGDAQSGALERLRIARRRWSAWTLVLGVLIAGCATNDLPQSALDPAGPVAASQDRLWDLVFWIAVGVFVIVQGLILLAVFRYRERGGDDIPKQVAGNTRLELMWTVIPALILIGIAIPTVRTIFELARDPGDQALDVRVVGKQYWWEFEYLGDEGQGVVTANELHIPTGRAIALDMQSLSATQPDPGVEENPELGQPVSDGVIHSFWVPRLAGKQDVVPGHIRRMTIEADEPGTYPGQCAEFCGLSHARMRFRVIAHEPAEFEQWLADQAQPAGAASGGLAAEGQELFQSQQCITCHAIDGYEAAAGSAAEVRIGPNLTHFASRNTFAGGIFDVEDPEQLAAWLRDPQEVKPGSQMPNLGLSPDQIEALSAYLYTLE; from the coding sequence GTGTCGCAGCGCCACCTGCGTAGGTACACCGACCCGAGGTCCGCCCGACGCACCACTGTGGCCGGGGACGCACAGAGCGGCGCCCTCGAACGGCTCCGGATCGCGCGGCGGCGGTGGTCGGCGTGGACGCTCGTGCTGGGAGTGCTGATCGCCGGGTGCGCGACGAACGACCTGCCCCAGAGCGCACTCGACCCGGCAGGTCCCGTCGCAGCGAGCCAGGACCGCCTGTGGGACCTCGTGTTCTGGATCGCCGTCGGCGTGTTCGTCATCGTGCAGGGCCTGATCCTGCTGGCCGTCTTCCGGTACCGCGAACGAGGCGGCGACGACATCCCGAAGCAGGTCGCCGGCAACACGCGCCTCGAGCTGATGTGGACCGTCATCCCGGCGCTGATCCTGATCGGCATCGCCATCCCTACTGTCCGCACGATCTTCGAGCTCGCCCGTGACCCTGGTGACCAGGCACTGGACGTCCGCGTCGTCGGCAAGCAGTACTGGTGGGAGTTCGAGTACCTCGGCGACGAGGGCCAGGGCGTCGTCACCGCCAACGAGCTGCACATCCCGACCGGCCGGGCGATCGCGCTCGACATGCAGTCGCTGTCTGCGACCCAGCCCGACCCCGGCGTCGAGGAGAACCCCGAGCTCGGCCAGCCGGTCAGTGACGGCGTGATCCACAGCTTCTGGGTGCCGCGCCTGGCGGGCAAGCAGGACGTCGTGCCGGGCCACATCCGCCGCATGACGATCGAGGCCGACGAGCCCGGGACCTACCCGGGCCAGTGTGCCGAGTTCTGCGGCCTGAGCCACGCCCGCATGCGCTTCCGGGTCATCGCCCACGAGCCAGCCGAGTTCGAGCAGTGGCTGGCCGACCAGGCCCAGCCGGCCGGTGCGGCGTCCGGCGGGCTCGCCGCCGAGGGACAGGAGCTGTTCCAGTCCCAGCAGTGCATCACATGCCACGCCATCGACGGGTATGAGGCCGCCGCGGGCTCCGCGGCCGAGGTGCGGATCGGTCCGAACCTGACCCACTTCGCGAGCCGCAACACGTTCGCCGGCGGGATCTTCGACGTCGAGGACCCCGAGCAGCTCGCCGCCTGGCTCCGCGACCCCCAGGAGGTCAAGCCCGGGTCGCAGATGCCGAACCTGGGGCTGTCCCCCGACCAGATCGAAGCTCTGAGCGCCTACCTGTACACCCTGGAGTAG
- the ctaD gene encoding cytochrome c oxidase subunit I has product MTAVPADASAPGPKILRRPEATTGLWSWVTTTDHKKIGIMYFIATMFFFIVAGVEALAIRIQLAVPNNDFLTPDVYNQIYTMHGVTMVFFVGIPLGATFFNYIMPLQIGARDVAFPRLNAFSFWVFCAAGIFMYSGLILGGLPDGGWFNYAPLSTTVGPDVSGYTTGGGSAELATQVHMGRMLMYSVGLQIAGIASLASAINFIVTILNMRAPGMTLMRLPVFVWMTLVTAFLLLFALPVIGIALWQLMFEVRFGANFFTPSAGGDPILWEHMFWLFGHPEVYILVLPAFGILSEIIPTFSRKPIFGYTAMVFAGVAIGFLGWGVWAHHMFAAGMGPVANTAFSLTTMFIAVPTGVKIFNWIGTMWGGKLRLATPMLFAIGTVAMFTIGGLSGVTHSVVPSNYQQTDTYYVVAHFHYVLFGGLVFGAIGGFYYWYPKVTGRLMNETLGKINFWTLLIGFNITFGLMHFLGLWGMPRRIDTYYAGFGWETLNLVITGGAFLIAGSVLLLVINIVVSLRRGEVAGDDPWDARTVEWMTTSPPAHYNFREIPQISVRDELWHRKHAVSESGDYVRVPAGGSGDVVVREDEDADIHMPDPSYFPALSAVGLPIMGWALFAGGMTMVVMLAVGALITVGALFAWAFEPSAEEGH; this is encoded by the coding sequence ATGACCGCCGTTCCAGCCGACGCATCGGCACCCGGCCCCAAGATCCTGCGTCGTCCGGAGGCGACCACGGGCCTGTGGAGCTGGGTGACCACGACCGATCACAAGAAGATCGGGATCATGTACTTCATCGCGACGATGTTCTTCTTCATCGTCGCGGGCGTCGAGGCGCTGGCGATCCGCATCCAGCTCGCGGTCCCCAACAACGACTTCCTCACGCCGGACGTGTACAACCAGATCTACACCATGCACGGCGTGACCATGGTGTTCTTCGTCGGCATCCCATTGGGCGCCACGTTCTTCAACTACATCATGCCCCTGCAGATCGGGGCGAGGGACGTCGCGTTCCCGCGCCTGAACGCGTTCAGCTTCTGGGTGTTCTGCGCGGCGGGCATCTTCATGTACTCCGGCCTGATCCTGGGCGGCCTGCCCGATGGCGGCTGGTTCAACTACGCACCGCTGTCGACGACGGTGGGGCCCGACGTCTCCGGCTACACCACCGGCGGCGGCTCGGCGGAGCTGGCGACCCAGGTCCACATGGGCCGCATGCTGATGTACTCGGTCGGCCTGCAGATCGCGGGCATCGCGTCACTGGCGTCGGCGATCAACTTCATCGTCACGATCCTGAACATGCGCGCGCCCGGCATGACCCTGATGCGCCTGCCGGTGTTCGTGTGGATGACGCTCGTCACGGCGTTCCTGCTGCTGTTCGCCCTGCCGGTCATCGGCATCGCGCTGTGGCAGCTGATGTTCGAGGTGCGCTTCGGGGCGAACTTCTTCACCCCCTCCGCCGGCGGTGACCCCATCCTGTGGGAGCACATGTTCTGGCTGTTCGGCCATCCTGAGGTCTACATCCTGGTCCTGCCCGCGTTCGGGATCCTCTCGGAGATCATCCCGACGTTCTCGCGCAAGCCGATCTTCGGCTATACCGCGATGGTCTTCGCCGGCGTCGCGATCGGCTTCCTCGGCTGGGGCGTGTGGGCGCACCACATGTTCGCCGCCGGCATGGGACCCGTCGCGAACACGGCGTTCTCGCTGACCACGATGTTCATCGCGGTACCGACCGGCGTGAAGATCTTCAACTGGATCGGGACGATGTGGGGCGGAAAGCTGCGCCTCGCGACGCCGATGCTGTTCGCGATCGGCACCGTCGCCATGTTCACGATCGGCGGTCTGTCGGGCGTCACGCACTCGGTCGTGCCGTCCAACTACCAGCAGACCGACACCTACTACGTCGTCGCGCACTTCCATTACGTGCTGTTCGGTGGTCTGGTGTTCGGCGCCATCGGCGGCTTCTACTACTGGTACCCCAAGGTCACCGGACGCCTCATGAACGAGACGCTCGGCAAGATCAACTTCTGGACGCTGCTGATCGGCTTCAACATCACGTTCGGCCTGATGCACTTCCTGGGCCTGTGGGGCATGCCACGGCGCATCGACACGTATTACGCGGGCTTCGGCTGGGAGACGCTCAACCTGGTCATCACCGGCGGTGCGTTCCTCATCGCGGGCTCGGTGCTGCTGCTCGTCATCAACATCGTCGTGTCGTTGCGGCGCGGCGAGGTCGCCGGCGACGACCCCTGGGACGCGCGGACCGTCGAGTGGATGACCACCTCGCCTCCGGCACACTACAACTTCCGCGAGATCCCGCAGATCAGCGTGCGCGACGAGTTGTGGCACCGCAAGCACGCGGTGTCCGAGAGCGGCGACTACGTACGCGTGCCCGCCGGCGGCTCGGGTGATGTCGTCGTCCGGGAGGACGAGGACGCCGACATCCACATGCCGGACCCGTCGTACTTCCCGGCGCTGTCCGCGGTCGGCCTGCCGATCATGGGCTGGGCGCTGTTCGCCGGGGGCATGACCATGGTGGTCATGCTCGCCGTCGGCGCGCTCATCACTGTCGGCGCACTGTTCGCGTGGGCGTTCGAGCCGAGCGCCGAGGAAGGTCACTAG